A genomic segment from uncultured Desulfuromonas sp. encodes:
- a CDS encoding tetratricopeptide repeat protein: protein MSSCDSHHVQRGRNQVHRRCSAILGGSFLAVIATVMLSACAPNVPTQPVSVQEQERLQQSQAYLAYADARLHLIDGDVDAAVAALRRALEFDDQSAYLHTALASIYLDRGESKMALEQLHQALTIQPHHLNSELMIADVYHAEGKTAESIEAFLHVLDRHPEMEEVYLHVSRLYVLQHDYDHAEQILQGWLTGHPDSINGLMELANLYRKRGDQDQAVTMYRRVIAQNPQERRAYIPLGRLLEQQQHYDEALTLYDEAALQTEEHSYFEHLGSTLLIQQGRFSEALQRVESIIQRDPSDVEALGKLGYIYIELQRWSDAEAAFRQALPYHPVSSQLFYWLAFSLEHQQRWQEAIEYYELVDQPEVLKKETLLRLSVAYGQLNQLDKSAEALEQLLSMDDSEVRIYLELSLIYQHLQRYDDALTVLQRGLQRHPKQEDLYYSQGVVYELSGKTDRAESAMRETLTRNPQHVGALNHLAYIYAESGRHLDEALQMALQAVQLAPHAAILDTLGWVYYQLGDYERARGPLEQAAEKSPQDALILEHLGDVYSKLSLKDEARRMYGQVLQLQPGSTSVAEKIQELGS from the coding sequence TTGTCATCTTGTGACAGCCATCACGTTCAGCGCGGACGAAACCAGGTTCATCGTCGTTGTTCGGCCATTTTGGGGGGCAGTTTTCTTGCCGTGATTGCCACTGTGATGCTGTCGGCTTGCGCGCCAAACGTGCCGACGCAACCCGTTTCAGTACAGGAACAGGAGCGTCTTCAACAATCTCAGGCTTATTTGGCGTATGCCGATGCCCGTTTGCATCTGATTGATGGCGATGTGGATGCCGCTGTTGCGGCATTGCGTAGGGCCCTGGAGTTTGATGATCAGTCCGCTTACCTCCACACGGCCCTGGCCTCCATCTACCTTGACCGGGGCGAGTCCAAGATGGCTCTGGAACAACTTCATCAGGCCCTGACGATACAGCCACATCACCTCAATTCAGAATTGATGATTGCCGATGTCTATCATGCCGAGGGGAAAACCGCCGAGTCGATAGAGGCGTTTCTTCACGTTCTTGATCGGCACCCGGAGATGGAAGAGGTCTATCTTCATGTCAGCCGTCTCTATGTTCTCCAGCACGATTATGATCATGCCGAGCAGATCCTTCAGGGCTGGCTGACCGGACATCCTGACTCGATCAATGGTCTGATGGAATTGGCCAATCTGTATCGAAAACGTGGTGACCAGGATCAGGCTGTCACTATGTACCGTCGGGTGATTGCGCAGAATCCTCAGGAGAGACGTGCATATATTCCTCTTGGGCGCCTTCTCGAACAACAGCAGCACTATGATGAAGCGTTGACGTTGTATGATGAAGCCGCACTGCAGACCGAAGAACATTCCTACTTTGAGCATCTTGGATCGACTCTGCTGATTCAGCAGGGGCGTTTCAGTGAAGCCTTACAGCGGGTTGAATCGATTATTCAGCGCGATCCTTCCGATGTCGAAGCGCTTGGTAAGCTCGGTTACATCTATATTGAGTTACAACGCTGGTCTGACGCCGAAGCGGCTTTTCGACAGGCACTTCCATACCACCCCGTTTCTTCACAATTGTTTTATTGGCTGGCATTCTCTCTGGAGCACCAGCAGCGTTGGCAAGAGGCTATTGAGTATTATGAATTGGTTGATCAGCCGGAGGTTTTGAAAAAGGAGACTTTGCTTCGTCTCAGCGTTGCTTACGGTCAACTGAATCAGTTGGATAAATCCGCTGAAGCTTTGGAACAGCTTTTGTCCATGGATGACAGTGAAGTACGTATTTATCTCGAGCTTTCATTGATATATCAACACCTGCAACGCTATGACGACGCTTTGACCGTTCTGCAGCGAGGGCTTCAGCGTCATCCAAAACAGGAAGATCTGTATTATTCTCAAGGTGTGGTGTACGAGTTATCCGGCAAAACAGACCGCGCCGAAAGTGCCATGCGTGAAACGCTGACACGCAATCCTCAGCATGTTGGTGCCCTGAACCATCTGGCGTATATCTATGCTGAGTCCGGACGCCATCTCGATGAGGCCTTGCAGATGGCGTTACAGGCGGTTCAACTGGCCCCTCATGCCGCCATTCTGGATACTCTCGGTTGGGTGTATTATCAGCTTGGTGATTATGAACGTGCACGTGGCCCGTTGGAACAGGCTGCGGAAAAATCGCCTCAGGATGCTCTGATTCTTGAACATTTAGGCGATGTGTATTCAAAATTGTCTTTGAAAGATGAGGCCCGACGCATGTATGGTCAGGTGCTTCAGTTGCAACCGGGATCAACCTCTGTTGCCGAAAAAATTCAGGAACTCGGTTCATGA
- a CDS encoding tetratricopeptide repeat protein produces the protein MKNKEVWLIGGMCFVVGLLVGIFVVDFSGPKPVVTTAPPASSVSVADNSQVIMLERIVREQPQNLNAWVQLAHTLFDADQPMEAVKAYGRALELQPDDADLLTDQGVMYRRLGWYDQAVKNFKRAAEVNPRHIQSLYNLGIVYRYDLEDYPHAIEAWERYLTRNPSGPSSEQVRQQLNQMRSGFDTRLPH, from the coding sequence GTGAAGAACAAAGAGGTCTGGTTGATTGGCGGCATGTGTTTTGTTGTCGGTCTTCTTGTGGGAATTTTCGTTGTTGATTTTTCCGGCCCCAAACCGGTGGTAACAACGGCTCCTCCAGCTTCTTCTGTCTCTGTCGCTGACAACAGCCAGGTGATTATGCTCGAACGCATTGTGCGTGAGCAGCCGCAAAATCTAAACGCCTGGGTGCAGCTTGCACATACACTTTTCGATGCCGACCAACCAATGGAAGCGGTAAAAGCCTATGGCCGCGCATTGGAGTTACAACCTGATGATGCTGATCTGTTAACCGATCAAGGGGTAATGTATCGGCGATTGGGCTGGTATGATCAGGCCGTGAAAAATTTTAAGCGTGCGGCAGAAGTGAATCCGCGCCATATTCAGAGCCTGTATAATTTAGGGATTGTCTATCGCTATGATCTTGAAGATTATCCCCATGCGATTGAGGCTTGGGAGCGTTATCTGACGCGAAATCCCAGTGGGCCCTCCAGTGAGCAGGTTCGACAGCAGCTTAACCAGATGCGCAGCGGGTTTGATACCCGCTTGCCGCATTAG
- a CDS encoding pyridoxal phosphate-dependent aminotransferase, which yields MAIATKIQTCIEQSSWIRKMFELGAQLREQFGAENVYDFTIGNPSVEPPAAFHKALKELADNPQPGMHRYMSNAGYDDTRAAVAEFLTSRSSQNVQGRHVVMTCGAGGALNVVLKTLLNPGEEVIILTPFFVEYKFYIDNHGGTSTDVPTLSSFQLDLAAIEKAINTKTKAIIVNSPNNPTGVIYPAEDLKALNALLKRKEKELGNQIYVISDEPYARLAYDGMTVPCIFDCVDNSLIVTSHSKDLALPGERIGYLAANPAMVGVDQFMEGAIFSNRVLGFVNAPALIQRLVTPLQHESVDIAAYEEKRDLFYTILTDLGFEVVKPQGGFYLFPKSPLADDVAFISMAQKHNILLVPGKGFGLPGYFRIAYCIDKEIIERSIPAWKKLAEEVGLKK from the coding sequence ATGGCTATTGCAACTAAAATTCAAACCTGTATCGAACAGTCCTCATGGATACGCAAAATGTTTGAGCTCGGCGCTCAGCTACGTGAGCAATTCGGTGCTGAAAACGTCTATGACTTCACCATCGGCAATCCGTCGGTAGAGCCACCTGCAGCCTTTCATAAAGCACTAAAAGAGTTGGCCGACAACCCGCAACCCGGCATGCATCGTTATATGAGTAATGCCGGTTATGACGATACCCGTGCAGCCGTTGCTGAATTCCTTACCTCGCGCAGCAGTCAGAACGTTCAAGGTCGTCACGTTGTCATGACCTGTGGTGCCGGCGGCGCTCTTAATGTGGTTTTGAAAACGTTACTCAACCCTGGTGAAGAAGTGATCATTCTGACGCCGTTTTTTGTTGAGTACAAATTTTACATCGACAATCACGGTGGCACCAGTACTGATGTGCCAACCTTGAGTTCTTTCCAGCTTGACTTGGCCGCGATAGAAAAAGCGATCAACACAAAAACCAAAGCCATCATCGTCAACTCGCCGAACAACCCAACGGGTGTGATCTATCCTGCTGAGGATCTCAAGGCCCTGAATGCGCTGCTCAAACGCAAGGAAAAGGAACTCGGCAACCAGATTTATGTGATTTCCGATGAACCTTACGCCCGCCTCGCCTATGACGGCATGACGGTGCCGTGCATTTTTGATTGCGTTGATAATTCGCTCATCGTCACATCCCACTCCAAAGACCTGGCATTACCCGGTGAAAGAATTGGTTACCTCGCGGCCAACCCGGCCATGGTTGGGGTCGATCAATTTATGGAGGGGGCGATTTTCTCCAACCGTGTCCTTGGTTTCGTCAATGCTCCAGCGCTGATTCAACGCTTGGTAACCCCATTGCAACACGAAAGCGTTGATATCGCCGCCTACGAAGAGAAACGCGACCTGTTCTACACGATACTGACCGATCTTGGTTTTGAGGTCGTCAAACCCCAAGGTGGATTCTATCTTTTTCCTAAGTCACCGTTAGCAGATGATGTTGCCTTTATCTCCATGGCGCAAAAACACAATATTCTTCTGGTGCCCGGAAAAGGTTTTGGACTACCTGGATACTTCCGTATCGCATACTGCATTGACAAAGAAATCATTGAACGCAGTATTCCAGCCTGGAAAAAGCTGGCGGAAGAAGTTGGTCTCAAAAAGTAA
- the recJ gene encoding single-stranded-DNA-specific exonuclease RecJ, whose translation MMQPSQQRYWRERQTSGPIDCHQWSRELECSPLVCQLLRQRGIDSLEQAQLFLKASLSQLPDPTSMAGMNRAVERLVQAIRNKEPMAVHGDYDVDGISGTALLTQCLRWLGGHVVYHIPLRMRDGYGLSEVALRRTAEQGVRLVISVDCGISAHEEARLAHALGLDLIITDHHQPPETLPHALSCINPWLPECSFPDKRLSGVGVAFMVMVALRARLRELALLPDPEPDLRYVLDLVALGTVADLVPLQGVNRALVSSGLRLMGQKPRTGLAALIKVAEARTVSAGVVGFQLAPRLNAAGRLEDAALGVDLLLNEQSQEALSIAQQLNQFNQQRRRIETQVLDQAIERIERDLSEERATIVLADERWHAGVIGIVASRLVERYHRPTVLIALEGGLGKGSARSIKGFHLYQAFQACSHALAGFGGHEFAAGLSIAASQVALFSEQFESYAQSCLDEQARVAVREYDAELVLQEIDESLYASLQSLAPFGVGNPEPVFVARHVHVQRPSRVAQNHLRFSLQQDGYSLPCIAFGMAPRQGEFIGQPVDVLFQIGMNTWKGQQTLQLVVKDIMNSV comes from the coding sequence ATGATGCAGCCGTCGCAGCAGCGTTATTGGCGGGAACGCCAGACCAGTGGGCCTATAGACTGTCACCAATGGAGTCGGGAGCTTGAATGCTCGCCATTGGTCTGTCAGTTGCTCCGACAACGTGGTATCGATTCTCTTGAACAGGCGCAGCTATTTTTGAAAGCGTCTCTCTCCCAATTACCCGATCCTACGTCAATGGCTGGGATGAACCGAGCTGTTGAACGTCTTGTTCAGGCCATACGCAATAAAGAACCCATGGCTGTTCATGGGGATTATGATGTCGATGGGATTAGCGGAACCGCCTTGCTGACGCAGTGTCTGCGTTGGCTGGGTGGTCACGTGGTTTACCATATCCCGTTGCGCATGAGGGACGGCTATGGCTTGTCGGAAGTCGCTTTACGTCGAACGGCTGAGCAGGGTGTTCGGCTGGTGATCTCCGTCGATTGCGGGATTAGTGCTCATGAAGAAGCGCGACTAGCTCATGCGCTGGGTCTGGATCTGATCATCACTGATCACCATCAACCTCCTGAGACACTTCCTCACGCGTTGAGTTGTATCAATCCGTGGTTGCCTGAGTGTTCTTTTCCGGACAAACGTCTTTCCGGAGTTGGTGTCGCTTTTATGGTGATGGTTGCGTTGCGCGCCCGTCTGCGTGAACTGGCATTGCTACCCGATCCCGAACCTGATTTACGTTATGTACTGGACCTGGTCGCTTTGGGCACCGTCGCAGACTTGGTGCCGCTGCAGGGCGTTAATCGTGCTCTGGTGTCAAGTGGCTTACGCCTTATGGGGCAAAAACCACGTACTGGACTGGCCGCACTGATTAAGGTGGCTGAAGCCAGAACCGTATCCGCCGGTGTGGTCGGTTTTCAGTTGGCTCCCCGTTTAAATGCAGCAGGGCGCCTTGAGGATGCCGCTCTTGGAGTTGATTTGCTGCTGAATGAGCAATCGCAGGAAGCCCTGTCTATTGCCCAGCAACTGAACCAATTCAATCAGCAACGGCGGCGCATTGAAACTCAGGTCCTTGATCAGGCAATCGAGAGGATTGAACGGGATCTTTCAGAGGAACGGGCGACAATTGTTCTGGCCGATGAGCGGTGGCATGCTGGAGTGATTGGGATTGTTGCCAGTCGCCTTGTTGAACGTTATCACCGACCGACGGTGTTGATTGCCCTTGAAGGGGGACTGGGAAAGGGCTCCGCACGATCCATCAAAGGATTTCATCTCTATCAGGCTTTTCAAGCCTGCAGCCATGCTCTGGCCGGATTTGGTGGACATGAATTTGCCGCCGGGCTTTCCATTGCCGCCTCGCAGGTCGCTTTATTTTCAGAGCAGTTTGAGTCTTATGCTCAAAGCTGTCTCGATGAACAGGCCCGAGTTGCTGTGCGCGAGTATGATGCTGAACTGGTCTTGCAGGAGATCGACGAATCCCTTTATGCCTCTTTACAGTCGCTGGCCCCTTTTGGCGTCGGTAACCCGGAGCCGGTTTTTGTCGCCCGCCATGTTCATGTGCAGAGACCGTCACGGGTTGCGCAAAACCATTTACGTTTTTCTCTGCAACAGGATGGTTATAGTCTGCCGTGTATCGCTTTTGGCATGGCACCACGTCAGGGAGAGTTCATCGGACAACCGGTTGATGTCCTGTTTCAAATCGGCATGAATACCTGGAAGGGGCAACAGACGCTGCAGCTGGTGGTTAAAGACATCATGAATAGCGTATAA